In Candidatus Binatia bacterium, one DNA window encodes the following:
- a CDS encoding UDP-N-acetylmuramoyl-L-alanyl-D-glutamate--2,6-diaminopimelate ligase, with product MNSLSSSMPLKALLKRLPETRLVSGGDEVEVSSVALDSRTVHPGALFVALSGSAADGMDFVTEAISFGAVAVAVAEDAVAEACRLVGGAPVVACEDPRFTAAHAAAEVAGRPSESLTIVAVTGTSGKTTTTYILESIFAAAGYPSGVLGTIEYRFADRKIPSALTTPDAVVLQGLLREMCDAGVTHVALEASSHALEQGRVDGTSVAAAIYTNLTRDHLDYHGDAESYAAAKARLFEVILPASAEGSLAVLNAADEAVAALGASLAVPTCFFGPDAEVRCENISTDLGGIRGTLWLGSESCELHSPLVGQAHLENLMGAAAAAWKIGVSPDAIARGIAACAGVPGRLEKVDEGQKFPVLVDYAHKPDALARTLETLRELTTGRLIVSFGCGGDRDRGKRGEMGALAARLADLVVLTSDNPRTEDPEAILQEIETGVQREGGIKVEPTTFGKSGVVGEYVVLPERRSAIRLAVATARADDVVLIAGKGHEDYQIVGTEKFHLDDREEVRRALGECV from the coding sequence ATGAACAGTCTGAGTTCATCGATGCCTTTGAAGGCTCTGCTAAAGCGACTGCCGGAGACTCGACTCGTGTCCGGCGGGGACGAAGTTGAAGTTTCCTCGGTCGCGCTCGATTCCCGAACTGTGCACCCGGGGGCTCTTTTTGTGGCTCTTTCGGGAAGTGCGGCCGACGGTATGGATTTCGTGACCGAGGCGATTTCGTTTGGTGCAGTCGCCGTAGCGGTTGCCGAGGATGCGGTCGCGGAGGCCTGCCGTTTGGTCGGGGGCGCGCCGGTCGTGGCTTGCGAAGACCCCCGTTTTACCGCGGCCCATGCGGCTGCGGAGGTTGCCGGGCGACCATCGGAAAGCCTGACGATCGTTGCGGTGACCGGGACCAGTGGAAAGACGACGACCACCTATATTCTGGAATCAATCTTTGCGGCTGCGGGCTATCCAAGCGGCGTTCTGGGTACGATCGAATATCGATTTGCCGACAGGAAGATTCCGTCGGCACTAACGACGCCGGACGCGGTAGTTTTGCAGGGGCTCTTGCGCGAGATGTGTGATGCGGGTGTCACGCATGTGGCCCTCGAAGCTTCGTCGCATGCCCTCGAGCAGGGGCGCGTGGACGGGACGTCCGTCGCAGCGGCCATTTACACCAACCTGACGCGAGACCACCTCGACTATCACGGCGATGCGGAGAGCTACGCGGCTGCCAAGGCACGCCTGTTCGAAGTGATCCTGCCCGCTTCGGCCGAGGGTTCACTCGCCGTCTTGAATGCCGCCGACGAAGCGGTTGCTGCGCTCGGTGCCAGCCTTGCGGTGCCGACCTGCTTTTTTGGCCCGGATGCGGAGGTTCGCTGCGAGAATATAAGCACCGATCTTGGCGGGATTCGGGGGACGCTCTGGTTGGGTTCGGAATCCTGCGAACTGCACTCGCCTCTGGTGGGGCAGGCGCATTTGGAGAATCTGATGGGGGCCGCCGCGGCGGCCTGGAAGATTGGGGTCTCTCCCGATGCGATCGCCCGCGGAATCGCTGCCTGCGCCGGCGTTCCGGGTCGCCTGGAGAAGGTCGATGAGGGCCAGAAATTCCCCGTTCTTGTCGACTATGCTCACAAGCCCGATGCTCTGGCGCGGACTTTGGAGACCCTGCGGGAACTGACCACGGGCCGGCTGATTGTCTCATTCGGCTGCGGTGGCGATCGCGATCGCGGCAAGCGCGGCGAGATGGGCGCCCTGGCGGCACGTTTGGCCGACTTGGTCGTGCTCACTTCGGATAATCCGCGAACGGAAGATCCAGAAGCTATTTTACAGGAAATCGAGACCGGAGTGCAGCGTGAGGGCGGCATAAAGGTCGAACCGACGACGTTCGGGAAGAGTGGGGTTGTGGGGGAGTATGTGGTGCTTCCCGAACGTCGGTCGGCGATTCGTTTGGCGGTGGCAACAGCTCGGGCTGATGACGTCGTTCTGATCGCCGGCAAAGGTCATGAAGATTACCAGATCGTCGGGACGGAAAAGTTCCATTTGGACGATCGGGAAGAGGTCCGTCGGGCTCTCGGGGAGTGCGTATGA
- the mraY gene encoding phospho-N-acetylmuramoyl-pentapeptide-transferase has protein sequence MLFELLYPLHTTYSAFNVFRYITFRTLLAGLAALIISLCLGPLLIRWLGSMKVGQNVRNDGPESHLAKAGTPTMGGTLILFSGLLATFLLADLRNSFVWLALLVTLGFGAIGFVDDYRKLRGQSSDGLSARGKLLLQGILGLAAGLFLATRPEFSTTLNFPLLKEFNPDLGWWYVPFAAFVLVGTSNAVNLTDGLDGLAIGPVAIAAATSGLFTYIAGNAVMANYLQVEYVPGAGELMIFCGALVAASLGFLWFNAYPAQMFMGDVGSLPLGAAIGLLALVSKQALILPLLGGVFFVEALSVILQVGSFKLRGKRIFRMAPIHHHFELKGWPEPLIIVRFWIIAVICALLSLATLKLR, from the coding sequence ATGCTTTTTGAACTCCTCTACCCACTGCATACGACCTACTCGGCCTTCAATGTTTTTCGATATATTACGTTTCGCACACTTCTCGCCGGTTTGGCGGCGCTGATCATTTCGCTTTGTCTGGGACCTCTGTTGATTCGCTGGCTGGGTTCGATGAAAGTCGGCCAGAACGTCCGCAATGATGGCCCGGAAAGCCACCTGGCCAAGGCCGGGACGCCCACGATGGGCGGCACTCTGATTCTTTTCTCCGGTCTGCTGGCGACGTTCTTGCTCGCTGATCTTCGAAATTCGTTCGTATGGCTCGCGCTTTTGGTCACACTTGGATTTGGCGCCATCGGTTTTGTGGACGACTACCGCAAGCTGCGCGGGCAGAGCTCCGATGGACTTTCGGCGCGCGGAAAACTGCTCCTGCAGGGGATTTTGGGCCTCGCGGCGGGACTCTTTCTGGCAACGCGTCCAGAGTTCTCGACGACACTCAATTTTCCTTTGCTCAAGGAATTCAACCCGGACCTGGGCTGGTGGTACGTTCCCTTCGCGGCTTTTGTTCTTGTAGGCACATCGAATGCCGTGAACCTGACGGATGGACTCGATGGCCTGGCGATCGGCCCGGTGGCGATCGCTGCGGCAACTTCGGGGTTGTTTACCTATATCGCCGGCAATGCAGTGATGGCGAATTATCTGCAGGTCGAGTACGTGCCGGGTGCTGGCGAATTGATGATCTTCTGTGGCGCACTGGTCGCCGCGAGCCTGGGCTTCCTTTGGTTCAATGCCTACCCAGCGCAAATGTTCATGGGCGATGTGGGGTCGCTACCCCTCGGTGCCGCGATTGGTTTGCTGGCATTGGTGAGCAAGCAAGCGCTGATCCTGCCATTGCTCGGCGGTGTATTTTTTGTCGAGGCACTCTCGGTGATTCTGCAGGTAGGATCATTCAAGCTGCGTGGCAAGCGCATCTTTCGTATGGCGCCCATTCATCACCACTTCGAGCTCAAAGGTTGGCCAGAGCCCCTTATTATTGTGCGCTTCTGGATCATTGCGGTGATCTGCGCCTTGCTATCGTTGGCGACATTGAAATTGCGATGA
- the murD gene encoding UDP-N-acetylmuramoyl-L-alanine--D-glutamate ligase encodes MKEAALQGAEVLVIGNGRTGNSVAKYLLGCGSEVVLCDQSPQAVCAPDLATQVKFHAGNEGAGLVAGKSLVVPSPGVPATAPVLLRARDLGVPVLSEIELAATALKVPLLAITGTNGKSTTTELVGAMLRAAGRRPFVGGNLGTPLLLALENDVDTVVAEISSFQLEWVEDFHPRVAAILNLTRDHLDRHGDMESYGEIKARIFQRQTPDDVLIINRDDAEVRRLADTASGEVHSFGRSPLLGRGARIHDDRIEVVGASETFAVPLVSAALDGAHNEENMAAALLLALALGVPQAAAVSVLDGFVGLPHRMERVAEVAGVTFIDDSKGTNVGALCKSLTGFPQGRVILLAGGRAKGASFLPARELVAEHARAVVAYGEAADAIGDAWSSVVPVQKEAKFSDAFTAAWELSVAGDTLLLSPACASQDQFINYQERGQAFAALAQGLDS; translated from the coding sequence ATGAAGGAAGCGGCGCTGCAGGGAGCCGAGGTGCTCGTCATCGGGAATGGTCGAACCGGCAATTCGGTTGCGAAATATCTTCTCGGTTGCGGCAGCGAAGTTGTCCTCTGCGATCAATCACCGCAAGCGGTTTGTGCGCCCGACCTTGCGACGCAGGTGAAGTTCCACGCAGGCAATGAGGGTGCCGGACTTGTCGCTGGCAAGTCGCTGGTTGTGCCAAGCCCGGGCGTACCGGCGACGGCACCCGTGCTGCTTCGGGCCCGGGACCTGGGTGTTCCTGTGCTCTCGGAGATCGAATTGGCAGCAACCGCTCTGAAGGTCCCGCTTCTCGCGATTACCGGGACCAATGGCAAGAGTACAACAACCGAACTGGTGGGCGCGATGTTGCGAGCCGCCGGTCGGAGGCCTTTTGTCGGGGGCAACCTGGGGACGCCGTTGCTTCTCGCGCTGGAGAATGACGTCGATACGGTGGTCGCCGAGATCTCCAGTTTTCAATTGGAGTGGGTCGAGGACTTCCATCCCCGTGTCGCTGCCATTTTGAATCTGACCCGAGATCACCTCGATCGACATGGCGATATGGAATCCTACGGCGAGATCAAGGCGCGGATCTTTCAGCGTCAGACTCCAGACGATGTGTTGATCATCAACCGGGACGATGCGGAGGTTCGCCGTCTCGCGGACACGGCGAGCGGTGAGGTTCATTCGTTTGGCCGATCGCCCCTGCTCGGCAGGGGGGCGCGGATCCACGACGATCGGATCGAGGTCGTTGGGGCATCGGAGACTTTCGCGGTTCCTCTCGTATCTGCGGCACTTGATGGTGCCCATAATGAGGAGAATATGGCGGCGGCCCTGCTGCTGGCGCTCGCGCTCGGGGTTCCGCAAGCGGCGGCTGTTTCGGTCCTCGACGGGTTTGTCGGGCTGCCGCATCGGATGGAGCGAGTGGCCGAGGTGGCCGGCGTCACCTTTATCGATGACTCCAAGGGAACCAACGTCGGCGCTCTTTGCAAATCCTTGACCGGCTTCCCGCAAGGGCGCGTGATTCTGCTCGCGGGCGGCCGTGCGAAAGGTGCTTCGTTCTTGCCGGCTCGCGAGTTGGTAGCCGAGCATGCTCGGGCGGTCGTCGCGTATGGCGAAGCGGCCGATGCGATCGGTGACGCTTGGTCGAGTGTGGTTCCGGTGCAGAAGGAAGCCAAATTTTCGGATGCATTTACGGCGGCATGGGAGCTTTCGGTGGCGGGCGACACGCTGCTGCTCTCGCCGGCCTGTGCGAGTCAGGATCAATTTATCAACTATCAGGAGCGCGGGCAGGCGTTTGCCGCGCTCGCGCAGGGACTGGACAGTTGA
- the ftsW gene encoding putative lipid II flippase FtsW gives MRPSYDLGQRPAVLATHRVDRWLLGALGLLVALGLLLVLDASFFVGAEMYGDPYAIARRQLGFAMVAIAEAALLTRVRSDVFRKLAYPSLILVLLLLAVVLIPEIGQVRNGARRWIAVGSMAFQPSELAKVAMVLYLAHSLARKEKRMGSFSYGVAPHLIVAAFPAGLLLLEPDFGTAGLLVALVFAMLFVGGARLSHLAGLVLLVVPPAFWLVWSSTYRWNRVVGFLDPFADPRGNGFQLVQSFLAFGNGGVTGVGLGAGKQKLFWIPEGHTDFIFALLGESLGLLGAVFVLCCFGMIAFRGFAVAARSLDRFSSLLAFGVTFLLVAQAVLNIAVVLGVVPTKGMPLPLLSYGGSSMLTTGLLVGILLSLSRETR, from the coding sequence ATGCGACCGAGCTATGATCTCGGCCAGCGTCCCGCCGTTCTGGCGACCCACCGCGTGGATCGCTGGTTGTTGGGAGCGCTGGGGCTGTTGGTCGCATTGGGTCTTTTGCTCGTCCTCGATGCCAGTTTTTTTGTTGGGGCGGAGATGTATGGCGATCCTTACGCGATCGCACGCCGGCAACTGGGATTTGCCATGGTGGCTATCGCCGAGGCGGCTCTACTGACCCGCGTCCGCTCGGATGTTTTTCGTAAACTGGCGTATCCCTCGTTGATTCTGGTGCTCTTGCTCCTCGCTGTCGTGCTGATTCCCGAGATCGGACAGGTGCGCAACGGAGCACGACGTTGGATCGCGGTTGGTTCCATGGCCTTCCAGCCATCGGAGTTGGCGAAGGTGGCGATGGTGCTTTACCTGGCACACTCTCTGGCACGGAAAGAGAAGCGTATGGGAAGCTTCAGCTACGGAGTGGCGCCGCATCTGATCGTGGCCGCTTTTCCCGCAGGGTTGCTCTTGCTGGAGCCCGACTTCGGCACAGCGGGACTTCTTGTGGCTCTGGTATTCGCGATGCTCTTTGTGGGCGGGGCTCGCCTCAGTCACCTGGCCGGATTGGTCCTGTTGGTCGTACCGCCGGCTTTCTGGCTGGTCTGGTCGTCCACCTATCGATGGAATCGCGTGGTCGGGTTCCTCGACCCCTTTGCGGATCCTCGGGGGAACGGTTTTCAGCTGGTTCAGTCCTTTCTCGCATTCGGGAACGGTGGGGTGACCGGGGTTGGGCTGGGTGCGGGCAAGCAGAAGCTCTTCTGGATCCCGGAGGGCCATACCGATTTCATCTTCGCTCTTCTGGGCGAGTCCCTGGGTTTGTTGGGCGCGGTCTTTGTTCTCTGCTGTTTCGGGATGATTGCCTTCCGCGGGTTCGCCGTTGCGGCGCGATCGCTGGATCGCTTCTCCAGCCTGCTCGCTTTTGGTGTGACGTTCCTTCTGGTCGCGCAAGCGGTCCTGAATATCGCGGTGGTTCTGGGAGTCGTGCCGACCAAGGGGATGCCCTTGCCCCTGCTCAGCTATGGCGGCTCTTCGATGCTCACCACCGGACTCCTCGTAGGAATTCTTTTATCCCTCTCACGTGAGACGCGATGA
- the murG gene encoding undecaprenyldiphospho-muramoylpentapeptide beta-N-acetylglucosaminyltransferase, with translation MRRDEKGDLVRVIVAGGGTGGHLFPGIAVADALRETQGAEVRFMGSERGIERKLVPQNGYPVDLLPVRGFRGKSLTDSFAAVRDLAVSLWRARQLVAAFAPDLAIGVGGYAAFPAIAAAWRQGVPIVLLEQNAAVGLTNRILSRLAQRICVSFAETAEALGPRAIFTGNPIRFSSPGSSAPAREEGAFRLLVFGGSAGARKLNQVVPEAVGGMTLPVQVRHQAGASEAEAVRAAYRACDVDAEVETFIEDMGAAYDWADLVICRAGASTIAELTVLGCPAILVPYPYATGDHQTENARPLDAAGAGWLVPDAQLQADSLRAQIESLQASPDRLASAAQASRQLGRPGALEAVVEVCVAASTAGV, from the coding sequence GTGAGACGCGATGAGAAAGGCGATCTGGTGCGTGTGATTGTCGCTGGCGGCGGCACGGGGGGGCACCTCTTCCCCGGAATCGCGGTGGCCGACGCCCTGCGTGAGACTCAAGGTGCCGAGGTCCGCTTTATGGGCAGCGAACGTGGGATCGAGCGAAAATTGGTGCCGCAGAACGGCTACCCGGTCGACCTGCTGCCGGTGCGAGGCTTTCGTGGCAAGAGTCTGACGGACTCCTTTGCTGCCGTGCGCGATCTTGCGGTGAGCTTATGGCGTGCGCGTCAGTTGGTCGCTGCTTTCGCACCCGATCTGGCGATCGGGGTGGGCGGCTACGCGGCTTTCCCGGCGATTGCGGCCGCCTGGCGGCAAGGCGTGCCGATCGTTCTTCTCGAGCAGAATGCTGCCGTTGGTTTGACGAATCGGATTCTCAGCCGATTGGCGCAGCGAATCTGTGTGAGCTTCGCCGAAACGGCGGAGGCGCTCGGGCCACGGGCGATTTTCACGGGCAACCCGATTCGATTTTCTTCTCCCGGTTCTTCGGCGCCCGCTCGGGAGGAAGGGGCGTTTCGTTTGCTGGTCTTTGGCGGCAGTGCGGGCGCACGCAAGCTGAATCAGGTGGTACCCGAGGCGGTCGGGGGGATGACCCTTCCGGTTCAGGTACGTCATCAGGCCGGAGCCTCCGAGGCGGAGGCCGTCCGGGCTGCGTATCGAGCGTGCGACGTTGATGCGGAAGTGGAGACCTTTATCGAGGATATGGGTGCGGCTTATGATTGGGCGGATCTGGTCATTTGTCGGGCCGGTGCTTCGACGATTGCGGAGCTGACTGTGCTGGGGTGCCCGGCGATTCTGGTGCCATATCCATATGCGACCGGTGACCACCAGACGGAGAATGCGCGGCCGCTTGATGCCGCCGGTGCTGGTTGGCTTGTCCCGGATGCGCAGTTGCAGGCTGACAGTCTGCGGGCACAGATCGAGTCGTTGCAGGCATCGCCGGATCGTTTGGCCTCGGCGGCTCAGGCGTCCCGACAGCTTGGACGCCCCGGTGCCCTCGAGGCGGTGGTCGAGGTCTGCGTGGCCGCGAGCACCGCGGGAGTGTAG
- the murC gene encoding UDP-N-acetylmuramate--L-alanine ligase, with translation MSQGHRIHFVGIGGIGMSGIAEVLLNLGYSVSGSDLSESDTTERLISLGAHVVFGHDPDHVDKAVDAVVISSAVKFSNPEVARARDLQIPVIPRAEMLAELMRMKSGIAVAGTHGKTTTTSLLAQILSEAGMDPTTVIGGKVHSLGSNARLGEGEYLVAEADESDGTFLLLSPTIAVITNIDPEHLEHWGSVERAADAFLEFANRVPFYGTAILGVDSPRVAALVPRLRKRFLTYGLTRDAEFSARDLRIEGLETRFVATRAGEDLGEVRVASPGRHIAMNALATIAVCLEIGVPFPAVAAGLAAFTGIHRRFEIRGRANGVTVVDDYGHHPEEVRATLRAAREGLGGRRIVVFQPHRYSRTRDLFEDFLGAFDDADHLLLIDIHAAGEEPIDGVDAESLARALARRGHADVRYVADRSTLGAAVTEIARPDDVVLLMGAGDIIRDGDGVVAALSGSRNLRGSS, from the coding sequence ATGAGTCAGGGGCACCGGATACATTTTGTCGGCATCGGCGGGATTGGCATGAGCGGGATCGCCGAAGTTTTGCTGAATCTGGGCTATTCCGTGAGTGGCTCGGATCTGTCGGAAAGCGATACGACCGAGCGACTGATTTCGCTTGGGGCGCACGTGGTCTTCGGCCACGATCCTGATCATGTGGACAAGGCGGTTGATGCGGTCGTCATTTCCTCCGCAGTGAAGTTCTCCAACCCGGAAGTGGCGCGCGCCCGCGATCTCCAGATCCCCGTGATCCCGCGAGCCGAGATGTTGGCCGAGCTGATGCGGATGAAGAGCGGGATCGCCGTTGCGGGGACCCACGGGAAGACCACAACCACCTCGCTTCTCGCGCAGATCCTCTCGGAGGCCGGGATGGATCCGACCACCGTGATCGGTGGCAAGGTGCACTCTCTCGGCTCCAATGCGCGCCTCGGAGAAGGCGAGTATCTGGTTGCCGAGGCCGACGAGAGCGACGGGACGTTTCTCCTGCTCTCGCCTACGATCGCGGTAATTACCAATATCGACCCGGAGCATTTGGAGCATTGGGGGAGTGTGGAGAGGGCTGCCGATGCCTTCCTGGAATTTGCCAATCGGGTTCCCTTTTACGGAACCGCCATTCTGGGCGTGGACAGTCCCCGTGTCGCGGCGCTGGTGCCTCGGCTTCGCAAGCGCTTTCTGACCTATGGGTTGACCCGGGACGCCGAGTTCAGTGCGCGTGATCTGCGCATTGAAGGTTTGGAAACCCGCTTTGTGGCCACCCGCGCCGGGGAGGATCTCGGCGAGGTCCGGGTGGCATCGCCGGGCCGTCATATCGCCATGAATGCGTTGGCCACAATCGCTGTTTGTCTCGAGATCGGAGTTCCCTTTCCCGCTGTAGCTGCGGGACTGGCGGCGTTTACGGGAATCCATCGGCGCTTCGAGATTCGCGGACGTGCCAACGGAGTGACGGTGGTCGATGATTACGGACATCACCCCGAGGAGGTGCGGGCAACCCTGCGGGCGGCACGCGAGGGGCTGGGCGGCCGACGGATCGTGGTCTTTCAACCCCATCGATACTCGCGGACACGAGATCTTTTCGAGGATTTTCTCGGAGCCTTCGATGATGCAGACCACCTGTTGCTGATCGATATCCACGCCGCGGGGGAAGAGCCGATCGACGGCGTTGATGCAGAATCTCTTGCAAGGGCGCTCGCCCGGCGGGGCCATGCGGATGTTCGCTATGTGGCTGATCGAAGCACTCTGGGGGCTGCGGTGACCGAGATAGCACGTCCTGACGATGTGGTGCTTTTGATGGGGGCGGGCGATATCATTCGGGACGGGGATGGCGTTGTTGCGGCCCTTTCCGGATCACGAAATCTGCGGGGGTCTTCCTGA
- a CDS encoding D-alanine--D-alanine ligase, protein MEIAGRYRDRKVGILTGGLSAEREISRRSAAAVYGALERRGYEVELVEGDRSVAAGLSSSGVEVVFNALHGRYGEDGCVQGLLEVLRIPYTGSGVQASSLAMDKWLTKKVIESAGIPTPAADLLAAHDRPDRSYPMVLKPRSEGSSNGVGIAHGPEELPAVLAGARAFPGDVLAEDFIAGREVTVAVLEGKPLAAMEVIALGDEFHSWEVKYTAGREEFILPAPLGERYEEAMAVAAATHEAVQASVYSRVDLRIDEAGNPFVLECNTLPGLHELGWFPRMAAFAGIEFDDLIEGLLDRADLGVVETVREEGK, encoded by the coding sequence ATGGAGATCGCGGGGCGGTACCGTGACCGGAAAGTCGGCATCCTGACGGGTGGACTTTCCGCAGAACGCGAGATTTCGCGCCGCAGTGCGGCGGCCGTTTACGGCGCGCTGGAGAGGCGAGGCTACGAGGTCGAACTGGTCGAGGGGGATCGGTCGGTGGCCGCCGGGCTTAGCTCTTCGGGGGTCGAGGTGGTGTTTAACGCCTTGCACGGTCGCTACGGCGAAGACGGATGCGTGCAGGGGCTCCTCGAGGTGTTGCGGATTCCCTACACGGGCAGTGGGGTTCAGGCGAGTTCCCTCGCGATGGATAAATGGCTGACCAAAAAAGTCATCGAGTCCGCCGGGATTCCGACACCTGCGGCCGATCTTCTTGCCGCCCACGATCGCCCCGATCGGTCGTATCCGATGGTTCTCAAGCCGAGGTCCGAGGGGTCCAGCAACGGCGTGGGGATCGCGCACGGGCCCGAGGAATTGCCCGCAGTCCTTGCCGGCGCACGTGCGTTTCCGGGAGATGTTCTGGCTGAGGATTTTATCGCCGGTCGGGAGGTGACAGTGGCCGTCCTCGAAGGAAAGCCGCTGGCAGCCATGGAGGTCATCGCCCTCGGCGACGAGTTTCATAGCTGGGAGGTGAAATATACGGCGGGTCGCGAGGAGTTTATTCTCCCCGCGCCGCTGGGGGAGCGCTACGAGGAGGCGATGGCCGTCGCGGCGGCAACGCATGAAGCGGTCCAGGCGTCTGTCTACAGTCGCGTGGATTTGCGGATCGATGAAGCCGGGAACCCCTTTGTTCTCGAGTGCAACACCTTGCCGGGCCTGCACGAGTTGGGATGGTTTCCGCGGATGGCGGCCTTTGCGGGGATCGAATTTGACGATCTGATCGAGGGATTGCTGGATCGAGCGGATCTGGGCGTTGTCGAGACCGTTCGCGAGGAGGGGAAATGA
- a CDS encoding FtsQ-type POTRA domain-containing protein: MKSSGTRKKVRSRAGAATRGRHGSHARFALGANLSAWVRARLMRPQNIVYFLIFATFCFTFPFLLRYIGNHHYFALSEVVVVGTERLDESQVQRWMGLLEGRSIWSASPRTLETELARQPAIAGAEVRRLLPDRLHVTIEEAVPRALLRAGSDFYHVSAQAEIIGPVARPSALLPIVSLDSEKLPTPKELREALAVVSLFEEGQGGIAVSEVEIDRTDDRRVLVAHASSGRLTVRLGWGDWSGRLAALARVVADVSGPRAEAGFVDTAHLTGTVEVIDSQTVVARWRTRGGAA; the protein is encoded by the coding sequence ATGAAATCATCCGGAACCAGAAAAAAGGTTCGCAGTCGCGCCGGGGCCGCTACTCGCGGGCGCCACGGGAGTCATGCCCGCTTCGCTCTTGGCGCAAACCTTTCGGCTTGGGTCCGGGCTCGCCTGATGCGTCCGCAAAACATCGTTTATTTTCTGATTTTTGCCACGTTTTGCTTTACTTTTCCCTTCCTGCTGCGCTACATAGGAAACCACCATTATTTCGCTCTGAGCGAGGTAGTGGTCGTTGGAACGGAGCGACTCGACGAGTCGCAGGTGCAGAGGTGGATGGGATTGTTGGAGGGTAGGAGCATCTGGAGCGCTTCGCCGCGAACGCTGGAGACAGAGTTGGCGCGGCAACCGGCGATTGCCGGGGCCGAGGTGCGCCGCCTTCTGCCCGACAGGCTCCATGTGACGATCGAGGAGGCCGTACCGCGCGCCTTGCTCCGAGCCGGCAGTGATTTCTACCACGTCAGTGCGCAGGCCGAGATCATCGGGCCCGTCGCGCGACCCAGCGCGCTCCTGCCGATTGTCTCTCTGGACTCCGAAAAATTACCGACACCGAAAGAACTGCGCGAGGCGCTCGCTGTCGTTTCTCTCTTCGAGGAAGGTCAGGGCGGCATCGCGGTCTCCGAAGTGGAGATTGATCGTACCGACGATCGTCGTGTTCTGGTTGCGCATGCCTCCAGCGGGCGGTTGACCGTCCGGCTGGGATGGGGTGATTGGTCCGGGAGACTGGCAGCTCTTGCCCGCGTGGTAGCCGATGTTTCCGGTCCACGGGCGGAGGCCGGTTTTGTCGACACCGCTCACCTCACGGGCACCGTCGAGGTGATCGATTCGCAAACCGTCGTCGCCAGGTGGCGTACGCGCGGAGGGGCGGCCTAG
- the ftsA gene encoding cell division protein FtsA, with translation MSRKQPIHVALDIGTHQVSVLVASVEEAAPRIIGVGTSPSRGLRRGVVVDIEATVQAIQRAVREAEMMADCEIHTVVVSLSGSHIQGVSSHGMVPMKSREVSREDVDLVLEAARTIKLPLDREVLHVLSQGYTVDDQAGIRDPEGMAGVRLESRVYVLTASTPIVQNIQKCCNRAGLVVSHVVLAPLASAAAVLGEEERELGVGVIDIGGGTTDFLVFHGGVVQHASVLGLGGSHLTNDIAAGLRTPASEAERLKQHFGCALASRVPANDHIEVPGVGGRESRQVSRQVLAEIIEPRTEEILSLVAQDASQARVEGFLSSGVVLVGGTAELPGIVELAERVLGLPVRRGAPREVTGLGEMVGDSSWATGVGLLLLADSEELLSRQEEDVPAGVLTRFRSRMGDWLRDFF, from the coding sequence ATGTCTCGGAAGCAGCCCATTCACGTCGCTCTCGATATCGGAACTCATCAGGTTTCGGTGCTCGTTGCGTCTGTCGAAGAGGCTGCGCCACGAATTATCGGTGTCGGAACATCGCCCTCACGGGGGCTGCGTCGGGGCGTCGTGGTGGATATCGAGGCCACGGTTCAGGCGATCCAGCGGGCCGTCCGCGAAGCCGAGATGATGGCGGATTGCGAGATCCACACTGTGGTTGTCAGCCTGAGCGGCAGCCATATTCAGGGAGTGAGCAGCCACGGGATGGTTCCGATGAAGAGTCGGGAAGTCTCACGAGAGGATGTGGATCTGGTCCTCGAAGCAGCACGCACGATCAAGCTGCCTCTGGATCGAGAAGTCCTTCATGTTCTCAGCCAGGGCTATACGGTCGACGATCAGGCGGGCATCCGGGATCCCGAGGGAATGGCTGGCGTTCGTCTGGAGTCGCGGGTCTACGTTCTCACGGCCTCGACCCCGATCGTCCAGAATATTCAGAAATGTTGCAATCGGGCGGGCCTCGTTGTTTCGCATGTGGTTCTCGCGCCTCTGGCTTCGGCCGCCGCTGTTTTGGGTGAGGAGGAGCGCGAGTTGGGCGTGGGTGTCATCGATATCGGTGGCGGCACGACGGACTTTCTCGTCTTTCATGGCGGTGTGGTCCAGCACGCCTCGGTTCTGGGGCTGGGTGGTTCGCATCTGACCAACGATATTGCCGCCGGATTGCGCACGCCGGCGTCGGAAGCGGAGCGATTGAAGCAGCATTTCGGTTGTGCGCTCGCGAGTCGGGTGCCGGCCAATGATCATATCGAGGTTCCGGGTGTGGGGGGACGGGAATCCCGGCAAGTCTCACGCCAGGTTCTTGCTGAAATCATCGAACCGCGGACCGAAGAGATTCTTTCGTTGGTAGCTCAGGATGCGTCGCAAGCACGGGTTGAGGGTTTTCTGAGTTCGGGAGTTGTTCTTGTCGGTGGAACCGCGGAGCTGCCGGGCATTGTAGAGTTGGCGGAGCGGGTGCTGGGTTTGCCGGTGCGCCGCGGAGCGCCCCGAGAGGTTACAGGTCTCGGAGAAATGGTGGGCGATTCCTCCTGGGCGACCGGGGTGGGGCTGTTGTTGCTCGCGGATAGTGAAGAGTTGTTGTCTCGACAGGAAGAAGACGTTCCTGCGGGTGTCTTGACGCGTTTTCGTTCTCGAATGGGCGATTGGTTGCGAGATTTCTTTTAA